TTATCATTATTCAGCAAGAAATTGTGTTCTTTTACGTACTTTTCAGTATCCCATTTTGCCGGAGTATAATTTTGCTTGTTTTTTTGACCGGCTGTAGGTTTGTCTACTTCTTCTGGTTTTGCCCAGAAAGATTTATTCGGGTCATATTTGTAATTGGCTATGGAAAGATCACGGCGTTTATCTCCTTTTTCTTTGTTTAACCAATCTAAGAAGAATGTATGTACTACTTTGACATTGGCTGCGTTACGTCCGCGTGTTCCTGAAATTTCGGTTACTTTAACCCCATTCCATTTACCGATACGTCCTACTGGGTCTTCGCTGGCTGTACCAGTGACAGAATTTGCATAGAAACTTACCTCAATTAAACTTTCCGCCGGATCCCATGTGCCATTACAAGTATTTTCCCAGAGTTGTTCATAGTTATCTAACATACGATGTTTGCCGGAGTTGATAAGCTTTTCTGCTGTTAATGCAGCTTGTTTCCATTTCTCTGTATCTTTAATAGGTTCGCCTGCCCAGGTGACATATACACGAGTCAGCAATCCCAATGCACCGCCTTTAGAAAAACGGAACCGAGTATTACCACGTAGTGTATCATCTGATTCGAACGGTAAATTTTCGATAGCAAATTTGAGATCTTCTTCAATGAACTTGTATACATCGCGAGGGTCTGCTTGAACGAATTCAGATGGCTTCTTATATGATTCGGATGTGCTGGTAATTAATGCAATGTTACCATACCAACGTACCAATTCAAAATAATACAATGCTCTCAATGCTCTTGCTTCTGCTAAATACATTGTGGCAAGTGCTTGACCTTCCGAGTTGTATGTGGCCATTTTAACTTCCAGACGCTCTATAAAGTCGTTGGCGCTATAAATGGCACTGTATAAAGATGCCCATGTATTTTGTACATACGAATTATTGGGGTTAAATGCATTAGCCGGATATTCACGGAAACTACTGGTACTGTTTCCTTCACATTGTGCCAGGTCATTAGTTAAATCAAATATGCATGACAGGTTCATACCATAAAGATTATCTGTCACCATGTTGCGGTAAACTCCTAACAATACATTATTGGCTTCAGATGCATTGTTCATATATTGGTTCTTTCTAATATCTGATTTCGGATCTTCATCCAATAAATCGGAACATGAACTGAAAGACAATGTGCATAAAGCCAGTGCTGATATATAATATATTAGTTTTTTCATTGTTATACTCGTTTAAAATTGAACATCAAGTCCGAATGTAAATACTCTGCTCTTTGGATATGCACCCCAATCCAGACCGGGAGTCATAGGATTGCTGGCTGCTGTACTAACTTCCGGATCATATCCGCTATATCCGCTGATGCAGAACAGGTTCTGTGCAGTACCATATATGCGAAGTTTAGATATATGGATTTTGTTAATCCATTTTTTCGGCAGACTGTATCCTAATGTCATGTTTTTCAGTCGTAGGAATGATCCGTCTTCTACGAAACGTGAGTATACGTCTCCCTTTACATAGCCTTTTGTTGAAGGTACCTTGTTAGATGCATTAGTCGGACTCCAACGATCTGCAACTTCTGCCAGCATATTGTAGCGTTGGTCTTGCGAACCGGTTGCGAACTGACGAGTTGCGTTGAATACATCATTACCATAGCTATATTGTAACATAAAGCTAAAGTCTATGCCTTTGAAACTAAAAGAGTTGGTGATACCTCCAAACCATTTTGGCATGGCATTACCGATGACTGTACGGTCAGCGGTAGTGATCTTTCCATCACCGTTTTGGTCTTTGTATTTTACTACGCCCGGAGCAGCTCCACCGTCATAACGTGTGTTGTTCGTAATACCCGGTTTCAAGATAAGCTTTCCTGTAGCGGCTGAAGTGTAGAAGTCGTCTACTTGATAAATGCCATCAAATTCATAACCGTAAATCAATCCTAATGATTCGCCTACTATGGCACGGTAGTCAGATTGAGTATAATTGGTTCTGTCAAAGTTTGAGTATGCTTCCGCATAATTGGCACCGGAAGATAAAGCTTTCAACTCATTGCGAATGAATGAAATATTGAAGTCTGTACTCCAGGTAAAATTACGATTTTGGATATTAGTGCTGTTAATAGCCAATTCGATACCACGATTCTGGATTTTACCAATATTCTGCATTTGTGATGAGAATCCGGTAACATACGCTAGGTTTTGCGCAAGTAGCAAGTCTTTGGTATTTTTGATGAAGAAGTCAGCTGTAACATTCAGACGATTATCAAAGAATCCAAGGTCAACACCCAGATTGGTGGTACTTGAGCCTTCCCATTTCAAATTTTTATTCTTCAGGTGAGATTGGGTCAGTACAGTGGACGTTGTGTTACCAATACCATATTTACTCTGTGTATAGAGGTCTAATGATAGGAAATTAGCAATACGGTCGTTACCTACAATACCCCATCCTAAACGAAGTTTCATGTTAGATACAAAAGGAAGATTCTGTTTCATGAATTTTTCTTCCGAGATACGCCATGCAGCGGAGAAAGCCGGGAAAAATCCCCATTTATTTTTGTATGAGAAAACAGTAGAACCATCCGCACGTACAGTAGCTGTCAGCATATATTTGTCGTTGAATGAATAATTTCCCCGCGCAAAAAATGATAACATGGTTTTATCTCCAAACGAGGTGTTTACTTTACTGGGAACTGCACCTAAACCTAGATTGTCATTACCGATATTATCTGAAGGGAAATTTTTTGCTTGTCCCAATAAGAATTCGGAACTTCTGTATGAGAGTTCTTCACCTAACATTATTTCATAGCGATGTTGCTTTATTTTTTCAACCCATGTTAATTGGTTATAATTGGTCCAACGTTTTTCGCGTCCCATCTGAGTCTCTCCATAAGGCATTTGACCATTGGTGTATGCCTGTCTTGTCTGAGTTTTATAGAATACATCTCTGCGAGTATTGGTTGTGTTGTATGTACCGGCTGTCTTAAATGTTAATTTCTTAGTGATTTTAGCAGTAAGAGACAAATTGGCACTCCACATTTCAGAACGCTTGTTGTCCGTCGTATTTTCAGCTTGTAAGATGGGGTTCACTTGTGCCAGACTTTCGCCTGTTTCCAGCATAGCCGGGTCAATTGCGCTAGCCAGTAATTCTTCATTGGTTTTAGCCAGACCTCCTGTAGGACGTGACCTTAATATCTGTCCTAACATATTGAAGCGTCCTCCATCACCGGAAGTTCCGGCACCTTCTTTCAATGTATTGGAATAATTGATAGTAGCATCGGCTGTAATATACTTATTAATCTTCTGATTGATACGAACTTTACCGGTTGTTTTAGTGAAACCACTATTTCTAAAAATACCGTTCTCTTTATAATGAGAGAAAGAAGCAGAGTATTTGGTGCCGTCATTACCTCCTGTTACGGAAATGTTATGATCTTGTGACCAGGTAGGACTGAAAGTTTCTCCTTGCCAATCTACTGATTCTACTCCAATATAGTCGTCCAAAGTACGATATTTGTAATATTCTCCTGTTTCGGGATTGATTTCATTGCGGTAATAACCGGGGATAAATTTAGTGTCCAGTTCTCCCTGTAGTTTTACAAATTCATAAGCGTTGAGCAGGTCCAATTGCTTGGTGATTTTACGGTAAGTAGCAGAACCATTGTAGCTGACTACAGGTCTACCTGCCTTACCTGATTTAGTGGTTACCATCACTACACCATTAGCTGCGCGTGCACCATAAATAGCTGATGAAGAAGCATCTTTTAGGATTTGAATAGATTCAATATCAGAGTTTGCCAAGTAGTCAATGTTGTCAACCTGGAAACCGTCAACAATGTAAAGGGGAGTAGCATCACCGTTTAATGTTCCTACACCACGAATCTTAATATCAAATCCTGCACCTGGAGTTCCGTCAGTTTGGGTAATTTGTACACCAGCTACCTGACCTCCTAAAGCTGCCATGACAGAACTACTTTTAAATTCTTCTATATCCTTGGCTGCAACAGAAGCTACGGAACCAGTCAAATCACTTTTTTTCATAGAACCATAACCTACTACGACA
The Bacteroides luhongzhouii DNA segment above includes these coding regions:
- a CDS encoding RagB/SusD family nutrient uptake outer membrane protein, which encodes MKKLIYYISALALCTLSFSSCSDLLDEDPKSDIRKNQYMNNASEANNVLLGVYRNMVTDNLYGMNLSCIFDLTNDLAQCEGNSTSSFREYPANAFNPNNSYVQNTWASLYSAIYSANDFIERLEVKMATYNSEGQALATMYLAEARALRALYYFELVRWYGNIALITSTSESYKKPSEFVQADPRDVYKFIEEDLKFAIENLPFESDDTLRGNTRFRFSKGGALGLLTRVYVTWAGEPIKDTEKWKQAALTAEKLINSGKHRMLDNYEQLWENTCNGTWDPAESLIEVSFYANSVTGTASEDPVGRIGKWNGVKVTEISGTRGRNAANVKVVHTFFLDWLNKEKGDKRRDLSIANYKYDPNKSFWAKPEEVDKPTAGQKNKQNYTPAKWDTEKYVKEHNFLLNNDKSNINWYILRYADVLLMYAEALNEWHHGPNNAALAALNMVRRRGYGLPYNEANTTVDLKSTSYEGFQEYIRNERAYELAFEGNRRQDLIRWGIYYETIVNTYIKLIGWYPEANYIAYQYTQKNKHELLPIPARDMSLMENFKQNQGWGD
- a CDS encoding SusC/RagA family TonB-linked outer membrane protein; the protein is MYNISTKAMSKRGWFTLLALIATIYVSAQNIKGVVVDETDMPMIGATVMVKGTQTGATTDFDGNFTIQASKGSTLVFSYIGYKNQEVKIAQTDKKLNIKMEPDNAVLDEVVVVGYGSMKKSDLTGSVASVAAKDIEEFKSSSVMAALGGQVAGVQITQTDGTPGAGFDIKIRGVGTLNGDATPLYIVDGFQVDNIDYLANSDIESIQILKDASSSAIYGARAANGVVMVTTKSGKAGRPVVSYNGSATYRKITKQLDLLNAYEFVKLQGELDTKFIPGYYRNEINPETGEYYKYRTLDDYIGVESVDWQGETFSPTWSQDHNISVTGGNDGTKYSASFSHYKENGIFRNSGFTKTTGKVRINQKINKYITADATINYSNTLKEGAGTSGDGGRFNMLGQILRSRPTGGLAKTNEELLASAIDPAMLETGESLAQVNPILQAENTTDNKRSEMWSANLSLTAKITKKLTFKTAGTYNTTNTRRDVFYKTQTRQAYTNGQMPYGETQMGREKRWTNYNQLTWVEKIKQHRYEIMLGEELSYRSSEFLLGQAKNFPSDNIGNDNLGLGAVPSKVNTSFGDKTMLSFFARGNYSFNDKYMLTATVRADGSTVFSYKNKWGFFPAFSAAWRISEEKFMKQNLPFVSNMKLRLGWGIVGNDRIANFLSLDLYTQSKYGIGNTTSTVLTQSHLKNKNLKWEGSSTTNLGVDLGFFDNRLNVTADFFIKNTKDLLLAQNLAYVTGFSSQMQNIGKIQNRGIELAINSTNIQNRNFTWSTDFNISFIRNELKALSSGANYAEAYSNFDRTNYTQSDYRAIVGESLGLIYGYEFDGIYQVDDFYTSAATGKLILKPGITNNTRYDGGAAPGVVKYKDQNGDGKITTADRTVIGNAMPKWFGGITNSFSFKGIDFSFMLQYSYGNDVFNATRQFATGSQDQRYNMLAEVADRWSPTNASNKVPSTKGYVKGDVYSRFVEDGSFLRLKNMTLGYSLPKKWINKIHISKLRIYGTAQNLFCISGYSGYDPEVSTAASNPMTPGLDWGAYPKSRVFTFGLDVQF